CGCCTCGATCGTCGCGTTCAACGCCAACAGATTCGTCTGCTCCGCGATCGAGGTGATCACCTTCACCACATCACCGATCTCCTGCGAACTCGTCCCCAGCTTCTGCACCGTCACGTTCGTCGACGCCGCACGATCCGTCGCACGATTGGCCACCTTCGCCGCCTCGTTCGAGTTCTGCGCGATCTCCCGGATCGACGCCCCCATCTGCTCCGCCCCCGCAGCCACCGTCCGCACGTTCTGCGACACCTGCTCAGCAGCCGCAGCCACCACCCCCGACTGCGCCGCCGTCTCCTCCGACGACGCCGAGAACTGCGACGACACCCCCGCCAACGACTCAGCACTCGACGCGATCGTCACCGACGACTCGAGGACGCCCGACAGGGTCGCGCGGAGCGACGCCTGTGCCACCGAGAGGGCGTGCGCCATGTCGCGGAGCTCGTCCTTGCCCGTGACCTCGGGCTCGTGCGTCAGGTCACCGTCCGCGATCGCCTCGATGGTGCGCTGGACGCCCACGATCCCCGCCCTGATCCGGTTCGAGACCACCCAGCCCAGGGCGAGCCCGCCGAGCGCTCCGACGGCGATGACGACGACCAGGGTGATGATCGCGGTGGACGCCTCACGGGCGGCGCCCGCGGTCTCCTCCGCGAGGATGTCGTCGATGTACGACTGGAGCCGGTCGAGCGCACCCCCGACCTGCTCCCCGACCCTGTCGAGGTCCGTGCCCGCCGACCGGTAGGCCGTGACGTTCCCGGCCTCGAACGCCGGGAGCGCAGTGTCCTCGACGATCGAGATGTACTCGGTCATGGACAGCTCGAACGAGCCGTACTGGTCCGGGACCGGCTCACCGATCTCGGTGTAGATGGCCCTGAACTTGGACATCTCGGAGAGCACGACACCATGAGCGCCGTCGATCATCACGAACTGGGCACCCGCCTCGTCGGGGTCCCCCATGAAGTCCCCGAGCCCGCCCGTCGCGAGACGGTAGGACCACACGGAGCTCTGGAGGGCCATGACGCGCGCGTTGAGCGTGCTCTGGATCGTCGCTATCCGCTCGGCCCGGTCCCGCAGCGAGACCGTGGTCGAGACCGCCACCGTGCCGAGCACGATCATGGCCACCACGAGCGCGGCGACCAGGCCGAGGATCTTGGTACGGACGGAGCGGATGCCGCCGCGCCGGGTGGCCGTCGCTCGCTCCTCCTCGCCCGTCTCCGCGACGGGGTCGTCGGGGGCCGTCGCGGCGTCGTCCAGCAACGGTTCCAGGAGATCGACCGAACCGACGGAGGGCTCGGGCTGCACCGCGGACCACCCCTGTGGCGTGGTGTCGCGCTGCATCGTCCCTGCGAGGTCGTCGCCTGCGTGGCTCTCCCGGTTCACGTGCTGTCCCTTCCGTCAGATCCTGGCTGGTGGGGTCTCGTCCTGCGTCAGTAGACGAACTTCGATGCGCCGGACTGCATGTCGGCGCTCATGCGGGCGAGCTCGGCGATGGAGTCGTTCATCTGCTGGATCGCCTCCGCGGTCGAGGACGCCGCGGTCGCGATGCCCGTGATGTTGCCCGCGATCTCCGAAGCACCCGTCGCGGACTCCAACACACCACGCGACATCTCCGTCGTCGTCGCGGTCTGCTCCTCCACCGCCGAGGCGATCGTCAGCTGATAGTCGTTGATCCGCCCGATGATGTCCGCGATCTCACCGATCGCCCCCACCGCACTCGACGTGTCGTCCTGGATCGCCTCCACCCGACGAGCGATGTCCTCCGTCGCCTTCGCCGTCTCCTGCGCCAGCTCCTTGACCTCAGAAGCCACCACCGCGAACCCCTTGCCCGCCTCCCCCGCACGAGCCGCCTCGATCGTCGCGTTCAACGCCAACAGATTCGTCTGCTCCGCGATCGAGGTGATCACCTTCACCACATCACCGATCTCCTGCGAACTCGTCCCCAGCTTCTGCACCGTCACGTTCGTCGACGCCGCACGATCCGTCGCACGATTGGCCACCTTCGCCGCCTCGTTCGAGTTCTGCGCGATCTCCCGGATCGACGCCCCCATCTGCTCCGCCCCCGCAGCCACCGTCCGCACGTTCTGCGACACCTGCTCAGCAGCCGCAGCCACCACCCCCGACTGCGCCGCCGTCTCCTCCGACGACGCCGAGAACTGCGCACCGGCGACGGAGAGCCGCTCCGCGGCACCGGCCACCTCCTGGGCCGTGCCGGCGACCGAACCGATGAGCTCGCGCAGGCTCGTCTGCGCGGCGGAGAGCGACACCGCCATCTGGCCGATCTCGTCGCGGCTGTCCACGTCGGCCCGGACCGTCAGGTCCCCCTCGGCGAGGGCGACCAACGAGCTCCGCACCTCCTCGACCGAGCGGCGGATCCCGTTCGCGACCACGAGTGCGACGACGAGTGCGATCCCGAGGCCGACCGCGGTCAGCACGATCATGAGGAGGTTGGTCTGCTGAGCACGCTCCTCGGCGTCGTCCGCGACCGACTTCGCGTACGCGTTGGCCGCGTCGACCGCCCGGTCGAGCGACGCGACGTACGTCTCGATCATCTCCTCGTTGCGGGACTCGACGTCGGCGGCGGCCGTCCCGGACGCCACGCCCGGCAGGAGCGTCTCGTCGCGGTAGTCCTGCCACTGCGCCCACTCGGTCTTGAAGGACTCCCAGTTCGGATCCACGCTCGTCCCCAGGACGTCGTCGTAGCTCACGATCGCCTCGTCGATGGTCGCGTCCACGGCGCCCATCTGCGAGACGAGCGCGCTGCGCAGCGGCACCTGGATGGCGTACTGCCAGGTCAGGCGCCAGGCCACCTGGGTGTTGTGGTCGATGTCGGCCAGGTACTGCAGGCTCGTGCTCCCGACGGACTCGACCCTCTCGATGTCGTTCGAGCTCGCCCGCAGGCCCTGCACGGCGAACCCGACGCATCCCAGGAGGACGGCAGCGAGCACGCCGAGGGCCGTGATGATCTTCGTCCGGACGGAGAGATCGGTGAATCGGAACCGGCGCGCACGAGCGGCCGAGGGGGTCAGGGGCGTGGACATGCGAACTCCTGTGCTGCGTGGTGGGTGAGGGGGGCGCTGCTCGATCTGCTCATGGCGACCTACGACGCGACGGCATCGACGTCGAGAGCGAGCAGCAGCCGGTCGGAGAGCTTGTACGTGCCGAGGATCACGGCACGCAGTGCCTCGGAGAGAGTCTGGGGAGGGAGCTCGAACTGGTCCTCGTCGACCACGAGGACGTCGCCGATCCGGTCGACGAGCAGGCTCACGGTCTCGTCGCCCACGAAGACGACGGCCATCATCTGCTCGCCGTCGTGCGGCGGCATCCCCAGGCGACGACGCAGGTCGACCGTGAGCACGACCTGTCCCCGGAGGTTGACGAGGCCGGCGACGTCGTCGGGGGCGAGCGGTACCCGCGTGCGGGGACGGCTCGGGAGGACCTCCTGGACCCGGTCGACGGGGATGCCGCAGAGCCGGTCGCCCAGCGTGAAGGTCACGAGTCTGGTGCTCATCGCACACCTGCCAGGAGGTCGTCGTCGAGGGGAGCCCGGTCGGCGGTGCCGTCCGGGTCGCGGTGGGTGTCGTGGTCGTCGTCGAAGAATCCCGCGTCGGCGGCGCGCACGGCGCTGTGGACGTCGAGCAGCTCGGTGACGCGTTCGTCGAGGACGGTCGATCCCACGAGGCCGTGGTCGTCGATGTCGCTGTGCAGGCGGGCGTCGTCCTCGACGATGTCGAGGATCTCGGACACGGCCATCGCGATGCTCCGGCCACCTCGGGTGTACACGACGACGTCGAGCTCGTCACCGGTCGGGCCACCCACGGCACCCAGCACGCGGTCGAGCCGGATCAGCGGGACGAGCGCGCCCCGGTATTGGAGCACCTCTCGGGTCCCCACCTGCTCGATCCGGTCCGTGCGGATCCGCTCGAGCCGCGTGACCGCGGACAGCGGGATCGCCACGCGACGCTCCCCGGCCGCGACCACGAGCACCTGCTGGGGTGCCTTCACCGCCTGCACCGCGGTCTGTCGGCGTACCTTGGCGAGGTCCGCGATCTCGGTGCTGAGCACTCGTCTGGCGATCGCGGGAAGGTCGAGGATGAGTGCGACCCCGCCGTCACCGAGCACCGTGGCACCCGAGTACATGCCGATCTGCTTGAGGCGGCTGGCGAGTCCCTTGACGACGATCTCCTCCATGTTGAGGACGCGGTCGACGATCACGCCGAACCGCTGGTCGTCGGCCTCGACGACCGCGATGACGCGGCCCTCCGACTCGGCGGCCAGGTCCAGGACCTCGGCGAGCGAGACCAGCGGGAGCAGCGTCCCGCGCAGCCGGAACACCGGGGCGGTGCCGACGTGCTCGATCCGCGTGTCGTTCCCTCCGAGTGCGACGAGCTCGAGGAGGCTGACCTGCGGGATCGCGTAGACCGAGCCGCAGCACGTGACCGTCAGTGCGGGCAGGATCGCGAGCGTGAGCGGGATGCGCATCCGCCACGTGGTCCCCTTGCCGACGGTCGACTCGACGTCGACCGACCCACCGATCGCCTCGATGTTGGTCCGTACGACGTCCATCCCGACGCCGCGACCCGAGACGTTGGTGACCTTCGCGGCGGTCGAGAACCCGGCCAGGAACAGCAGGTCCAGCACCTCGGAGGAGGACATCGCCGCGATCTCGTTGGCGCTGCGCAGCCCCTTCGAGACCGCCGAGCGACCCACCTTCTCGGGGTCGATGCCCGCACCGTCGTCGGTGATCTCGACGACGACCTGCCCGTTCGAGTGGTACGCGCGCAACGACACGAGCCCCTGCGGGGCCTTGCCCGCGGCGCGCCGCTGGTCGGGCGCCTCGATCCCGTGGTCGACGGCGTTGCGCACCAGGTGCGTCAGGGGGTCCTTCACGGCCTCGAGCAGCGAACGGTCGAGCTCGGTGTCGCCACCGGTCATCTCGACGCGCACCTCGCGTCCCAGCATCTTCGCGAGGTCGCGCACGATGCGCGGCATCTTCGACCACACGTGCTCGATGGGCTGCATGCGGGTGCGCATGACGCCCTCCTGCAGCTCGGAGGCGATGAGGCTCAGACGCTGCGCGGACCGCTTGGTCTCCTGGTCCTCGCCCGCTCCGGCGATGCGGTCGAACTGGTTGCGCACGAGCACGAGCTCGCCGACCTGCCGCACGAGGGAGTCGAGGAGGTCGACGTCGACCCGGATGGAGCCGTCGGCCGCGTTCCGGCCGGGCAGCTCGATCTCCTCGCTCCTGGGTGCGGCGGCAGCGGCGGGCGCGGGTGTCGTCACGGCGGGGGCCGGCGCGGGGAGCGGGTCGACGGCGTCGGGGGCCTCGAGCGCTCCGGCCTCGGCCTCCCCGGGGTCGGTCGCAGCAGCCTCGGCCGGGACCGGCTCGGTCACGGCCGTCTCGGTCACGGCCGGCTCGCCCGCCGCCGTCGGCCCCTCGGCGGTCGCCGTCCCCTCCTGCACGGCCACGATCTGGTCGACCATCGGCTCGACGTCGACGTCGTCCCCGACCCCTGCCTCGACCTTGGCGAGGATGGCGCGGAGCGTGTCGACGAGCGCGAGCAGGACGTCCGCCACCTGCGGGTCCATGAGGCGCTGGCCGTCGCGCAGCTCGGACAGCAGCGACTCCCCGACGTGCGAGACCCGCTCCAGGTTGCCGAACCCGAGGAAGCCGCTCGTCCCCTTGATGGTGTGCACGGTGCGGAAGATGCTGCTGAGCAGCACGCGCGACGAAGGGTCGCTCTCCAGCGCCACGAGGTCCTGGTCCAGCTGATCGAGGTTCTCGTAGGACTCGACCAAGAACTCGTGGACGATCTCGTCCATCTCGTCCACGCCCGCACCTCCACGCCATCGCTGGCATCGTCGTCGTCGCCGGTTCGGGCGACCTGTCGTCAGGGACCCAGGTCCCCAGCCCCCGCGTCCGCCGGGGCTGTCGTCGGGGACTGTCGGTCGGCTCGTGCGGTTGGTGGGGGTGATCCCTGGCGCCCGGAGCCGTGCCCGCCGGGTCCTGCCCGCTCGCACGGTCCCGCCCGCTCGCACGGTCCGGTCCCGAGCGGGAGCCGTCGGGCGGGCCCGGAGACGGGCGGGTCGGCCCGGGTGTCGCTCAGGCCGCGCTGTCGAGCGCTCGTGCCAGGGCGAGCGCGAGGGCGATGTCCTCGTCGAGGGTGCGTCGTTCGTCGCGCACCGCGTACCCGGCGGCGACGATCGCGCCCTCGTGCGCGCGGTAGTGCGGGTCGCAGAAGAGGAGCTGGCTCCGACCGGCGACGGTCACGCGGACGCAGGCCGTCGCGCCGCACGCGTCGCACTGGTCGCACCGGTCGAGTGCGTCGTGCGGGTCGGCGTCCGGGGGCTCCCACGGTCGCCGCAGGTGGTTCATGCCGCGGTGGCCTTCTGGGCCGCGCGGTTCACGAGTCCCGCAGCCTCGGCACGGGTCAGTCCTTGGATGACGAGCTCGTCGACGAGCGAGGCGATCTGCTCGTGGACGTCGCCGGGGTAGAGAGGGGCGCCTGCGCGTCGACGCGCGAGCTCCTTGGTCAGGGGAGCGCAGCGCTCGGCGATGGTCTTGGGTCTCG
This region of Oerskovia jenensis genomic DNA includes:
- a CDS encoding methyl-accepting chemotaxis protein, whose product is MSTPLTPSAARARRFRFTDLSVRTKIITALGVLAAVLLGCVGFAVQGLRASSNDIERVESVGSTSLQYLADIDHNTQVAWRLTWQYAIQVPLRSALVSQMGAVDATIDEAIVSYDDVLGTSVDPNWESFKTEWAQWQDYRDETLLPGVASGTAAADVESRNEEMIETYVASLDRAVDAANAYAKSVADDAEERAQQTNLLMIVLTAVGLGIALVVALVVANGIRRSVEEVRSSLVALAEGDLTVRADVDSRDEIGQMAVSLSAAQTSLRELIGSVAGTAQEVAGAAERLSVAGAQFSASSEETAAQSGVVAAAAEQVSQNVRTVAAGAEQMGASIREIAQNSNEAAKVANRATDRAASTNVTVQKLGTSSQEIGDVVKVITSIAEQTNLLALNATIEAARAGEAGKGFAVVASEVKELAQETAKATEDIARRVEAIQDDTSSAVGAIGEIADIIGRINDYQLTIASAVEEQTATTTEMSRGVLESATGASEIAGNITGIATAASSTAEAIQQMNDSIAELARMSADMQSGASKFVY
- a CDS encoding chemotaxis protein CheW, whose protein sequence is MSTRLVTFTLGDRLCGIPVDRVQEVLPSRPRTRVPLAPDDVAGLVNLRGQVVLTVDLRRRLGMPPHDGEQMMAVVFVGDETVSLLVDRIGDVLVVDEDQFELPPQTLSEALRAVILGTYKLSDRLLLALDVDAVAS
- a CDS encoding DUF7455 domain-containing protein, coding for MNHLRRPWEPPDADPHDALDRCDQCDACGATACVRVTVAGRSQLLFCDPHYRAHEGAIVAAGYAVRDERRTLDEDIALALALARALDSAA
- a CDS encoding methyl-accepting chemotaxis protein, with translation MNRESHAGDDLAGTMQRDTTPQGWSAVQPEPSVGSVDLLEPLLDDAATAPDDPVAETGEEERATATRRGGIRSVRTKILGLVAALVVAMIVLGTVAVSTTVSLRDRAERIATIQSTLNARVMALQSSVWSYRLATGGLGDFMGDPDEAGAQFVMIDGAHGVVLSEMSKFRAIYTEIGEPVPDQYGSFELSMTEYISIVEDTALPAFEAGNVTAYRSAGTDLDRVGEQVGGALDRLQSYIDDILAEETAGAAREASTAIITLVVVIAVGALGGLALGWVVSNRIRAGIVGVQRTIEAIADGDLTHEPEVTGKDELRDMAHALSVAQASLRATLSGVLESSVTIASSAESLAGVSSQFSASSEETAAQSGVVAAAAEQVSQNVRTVAAGAEQMGASIREIAQNSNEAAKVANRATDRAASTNVTVQKLGTSSQEIGDVVKVITSIAEQTNLLALNATIEAARAGEAGKGFAVVASEVKELAQETAKATEDIARRVEAIQDDTSSAVGAIGEIADIIGRINDYQLTIASAVEEQTATTTEMSRGVSESATGASEIAGNITGIATAAQESAATMQRMSVAVDELAQVSVELRTRVAQFRI
- a CDS encoding chemotaxis protein CheA, which encodes MDEIVHEFLVESYENLDQLDQDLVALESDPSSRVLLSSIFRTVHTIKGTSGFLGFGNLERVSHVGESLLSELRDGQRLMDPQVADVLLALVDTLRAILAKVEAGVGDDVDVEPMVDQIVAVQEGTATAEGPTAAGEPAVTETAVTEPVPAEAAATDPGEAEAGALEAPDAVDPLPAPAPAVTTPAPAAAAAPRSEEIELPGRNAADGSIRVDVDLLDSLVRQVGELVLVRNQFDRIAGAGEDQETKRSAQRLSLIASELQEGVMRTRMQPIEHVWSKMPRIVRDLAKMLGREVRVEMTGGDTELDRSLLEAVKDPLTHLVRNAVDHGIEAPDQRRAAGKAPQGLVSLRAYHSNGQVVVEITDDGAGIDPEKVGRSAVSKGLRSANEIAAMSSSEVLDLLFLAGFSTAAKVTNVSGRGVGMDVVRTNIEAIGGSVDVESTVGKGTTWRMRIPLTLAILPALTVTCCGSVYAIPQVSLLELVALGGNDTRIEHVGTAPVFRLRGTLLPLVSLAEVLDLAAESEGRVIAVVEADDQRFGVIVDRVLNMEEIVVKGLASRLKQIGMYSGATVLGDGGVALILDLPAIARRVLSTEIADLAKVRRQTAVQAVKAPQQVLVVAAGERRVAIPLSAVTRLERIRTDRIEQVGTREVLQYRGALVPLIRLDRVLGAVGGPTGDELDVVVYTRGGRSIAMAVSEILDIVEDDARLHSDIDDHGLVGSTVLDERVTELLDVHSAVRAADAGFFDDDHDTHRDPDGTADRAPLDDDLLAGVR